The Desulfuromonas versatilis genome has a segment encoding these proteins:
- a CDS encoding DUF2442 domain-containing protein, with amino-acid sequence MIKVISAIPNSPNTLLVELSDGRKGTFDVGPYLERGIFKELKNPSYFKQVKAAYGGVVWPNEQDFSPETISVELIEQR; translated from the coding sequence ATGATCAAAGTCATCAGTGCCATCCCCAACAGCCCTAACACCCTATTGGTCGAGCTTTCCGACGGTCGTAAAGGAACTTTCGATGTTGGCCCCTACCTGGAACGAGGTATTTTTAAAGAGCTCAAAAATCCTTCCTATTTTAAACAGGTCAAAGCGGCTTACGGCGGGGTGGTCTGGCCCAACGAGCAGGATTTTAGCCCCGAGACTATATCTGTTGAGCTCATTGAACAGAGATAA
- a CDS encoding cytochrome c family protein, whose product MNRLVLVLMAALPCVLFLGCGYFSASGEAPPAAGVETMPAAEVAAAQPEEAAAAVETKAAEPQLFEPGAFEDPEVCSTCHGKIYDDWSRSMHANAWQNQWYQPDFLLAHQETDGATDLLCGACHAPIAARTGLLPPADGSKFDATSRRGISCDFCHTVTGVEQMFNMGHVSEPGNVKTGPRGDGNSLYHEVKYTEIHTKADFCGSCHMVIHPATGVHIIDTWEDWKSNEYGKQNITCQDCHMTPTPGVSKTPGRAALMGKLRDNLAHHGFVGGSSYIQEALGNQEQAERSREFLRAAAELKLAEQVSADGTLELTVEVHNVGAGHKIPTGTTYIREIWLQVEVKDQAGKVVYSSGHVDDQNHVDPNAVVFRVLFKDAEGNLTPKSWRAHGIGYDRRIPAKGKDSETYRIPLPAKGEYQVTTRLMYRSFTQQSLDEVYQRTGKKLPPVASAEMAAAKTTVRF is encoded by the coding sequence ATGAATCGTCTCGTCCTTGTTCTCATGGCGGCATTGCCTTGTGTTCTGTTTTTGGGGTGCGGTTATTTCAGTGCCTCAGGCGAAGCCCCGCCGGCAGCCGGGGTGGAAACCATGCCAGCGGCTGAGGTCGCAGCTGCGCAACCGGAGGAGGCGGCCGCCGCGGTCGAGACAAAAGCTGCAGAGCCCCAACTGTTCGAGCCCGGAGCGTTCGAGGATCCCGAGGTCTGTTCGACCTGCCACGGCAAAATCTACGACGACTGGTCCCGTTCCATGCATGCCAATGCCTGGCAGAACCAGTGGTACCAGCCCGATTTTCTGCTCGCCCACCAGGAAACCGACGGCGCCACCGACCTGCTGTGCGGCGCCTGTCATGCGCCCATTGCGGCGCGCACCGGCCTGCTGCCCCCAGCCGACGGCAGCAAGTTCGATGCGACCTCGCGCCGGGGCATCTCCTGCGACTTCTGCCACACGGTAACCGGCGTGGAGCAGATGTTCAACATGGGGCACGTCTCCGAGCCGGGCAACGTGAAGACCGGCCCCCGCGGCGACGGCAATTCACTCTATCACGAGGTGAAATACACCGAGATCCACACCAAGGCCGATTTCTGCGGCTCCTGCCACATGGTCATCCATCCCGCCACCGGCGTGCACATCATCGACACCTGGGAAGACTGGAAAAGCAACGAGTACGGCAAGCAGAACATCACCTGCCAGGATTGTCACATGACCCCCACCCCCGGCGTCAGCAAGACCCCCGGCCGAGCCGCGCTGATGGGCAAGCTGCGGGATAATCTCGCCCACCACGGCTTTGTCGGCGGCAGCTCCTACATCCAGGAGGCGCTTGGCAACCAGGAGCAGGCGGAAAGGTCCCGGGAATTCCTGCGCGCCGCCGCCGAGCTCAAACTGGCCGAACAGGTCAGCGCGGACGGAACCCTCGAGCTGACCGTAGAGGTGCACAATGTCGGCGCCGGGCACAAGATTCCTACCGGCACCACCTACATCCGCGAGATATGGCTGCAGGTCGAGGTCAAAGACCAGGCCGGAAAGGTCGTCTACAGCTCGGGCCACGTCGACGACCAGAACCATGTCGACCCCAACGCGGTCGTCTTCCGGGTCCTCTTCAAGGATGCCGAGGGGAACCTGACGCCCAAGAGCTGGCGCGCCCACGGCATCGGTTATGACCGGCGCATCCCGGCCAAGGGCAAGGACAGCGAAACCTACCGCATCCCCCTGCCCGCCAAGGGCGAATACCAGGTCACGACACGCCTGATGTACCGCTCGTTCACGCAACAGTCACTGGATGAGGTTTACCAACGCACCGGCAAGAAACTGCCGCCGGTGGCCAGCGCCGAGATGGCTGCCGCGAAAACCACGGTCAGGTTCTAG
- a CDS encoding alanyl-tRNA editing protein, with amino-acid sequence MTRKEFWNDPYQTALEAAVSSVNGAEITLDASIFFAFAGGQESDRGTIAGAPVLAARKEGLEIVYTLPEAHGLVPGQKVRVEIDWARRYRLMRLHFAAELVLELVYREIEGVEKIGAHIAQDKARIDFAWERSISPLLANFTAEANRIIGLDLAIRTGFEDQENERRFWEIEGFSRVACGGTHVRRTGEVGPLRLKRNNIGKGKERIEIYLEEG; translated from the coding sequence ATGACGCGAAAAGAATTCTGGAACGACCCCTACCAAACCGCCCTGGAGGCGGCGGTCAGCTCGGTGAACGGGGCGGAAATCACCCTCGATGCCAGCATCTTCTTCGCCTTCGCCGGTGGGCAGGAGAGCGACCGGGGGACCATTGCCGGCGCTCCGGTGCTCGCGGCGCGCAAGGAGGGGCTGGAGATCGTCTACACCCTGCCGGAAGCCCACGGGCTGGTCCCCGGGCAGAAGGTCCGGGTGGAGATCGACTGGGCGCGGCGCTATCGGCTGATGCGCCTGCACTTTGCCGCCGAGCTGGTGCTGGAGCTGGTCTACCGGGAGATCGAGGGGGTCGAGAAGATCGGCGCGCACATCGCCCAGGACAAGGCCAGGATCGATTTCGCCTGGGAGCGGAGCATCTCCCCGCTGCTGGCGAACTTCACCGCCGAGGCCAACCGGATTATCGGCCTCGACCTGGCGATCCGCACCGGTTTCGAGGACCAGGAGAACGAGCGCCGCTTCTGGGAGATCGAGGGCTTCTCCCGGGTCGCCTGCGGCGGCACCCACGTCCGTCGTACCGGGGAGGTCGGCCCCTTGCGGCTCAAGCGCAACAACATCGGCAAGGGCAAGGAGCGGATCGAGATCTACCTGGAGGAGGGCTGA
- a CDS encoding Abi-alpha family protein: MTEEGLDIDGVGKLAKAIPQKAWVQIVDTACTTFKDCISPITSTASGLGRLIDAKFERLVESEKIIVSQHFKKANEKVKNTKKTVENKPKINILINVIECSSYETDEIIKELWANLIAQEIIGGSVHPDFINILKRMDAKDAKRLAKIAEESSDKSIKEQATLFIKSIKLAVAGIEFSIPDEPTDFTAEHLSNLNLIQKTSGKWVLTNTGRAFIEAASDPEVIIGK, translated from the coding sequence ATGACAGAAGAGGGGCTTGATATAGACGGTGTCGGAAAGTTAGCAAAGGCAATCCCTCAAAAAGCATGGGTTCAAATTGTTGACACCGCATGCACAACCTTTAAAGATTGCATTTCTCCAATAACTTCTACAGCAAGTGGATTAGGTCGATTGATAGACGCCAAATTTGAGCGTTTAGTTGAATCTGAAAAAATTATTGTTAGTCAGCATTTTAAAAAGGCAAATGAAAAAGTAAAAAACACAAAAAAGACTGTTGAAAATAAGCCAAAAATTAATATATTAATTAATGTAATAGAGTGTTCATCGTATGAAACAGATGAAATAATAAAAGAACTTTGGGCCAATCTAATAGCTCAGGAAATTATTGGTGGATCTGTCCATCCAGATTTTATAAATATTTTAAAACGGATGGATGCAAAGGACGCGAAGCGTTTGGCCAAAATAGCAGAAGAAAGTTCTGATAAATCTATAAAAGAACAGGCAACCCTATTTATTAAATCAATTAAGCTTGCAGTTGCAGGAATTGAATTTAGCATCCCAGACGAACCAACCGATTTCACTGCTGAGCACCTAAGCAATCTTAATCTTATTCAAAAAACTTCTGGAAAATGGGTTTTAACAAACACTGGTCGTGCTTTTATTGAGGCGGCCAGTGACCCAGAAGTAATTATTGGGAAATAA
- a CDS encoding YcbK family protein, translated as MENLKSSPCDRRRFLKLGLAAAAGLALPVTTWARLPEFKLPERTLSLYNIHTGETLRKAVYWAEGVYVPETLAEINHLLRDHRSNKVKKIDPRLCDLLFALRRRLEEKDPVHIISGYRSPETNAQLRKASSGVAKHSLHMEGKAADISLPGRDLGILRKAALGLKVGGVGYYPKSGFVHVDTGKVRSW; from the coding sequence ATGGAAAACCTGAAAAGCAGCCCCTGCGACCGCCGGCGGTTTTTGAAGCTCGGCCTGGCGGCAGCGGCGGGTCTGGCCCTGCCGGTCACCACCTGGGCGCGCCTGCCGGAATTCAAGCTCCCCGAACGAACCTTATCTCTCTATAATATCCATACCGGGGAAACCCTCAGAAAAGCAGTCTATTGGGCCGAAGGGGTCTACGTCCCGGAAACCCTCGCCGAGATCAATCACCTGCTGCGGGACCATCGCTCCAACAAGGTCAAGAAAATCGACCCCCGCCTCTGCGACCTGCTGTTCGCCCTGCGGCGACGGCTCGAAGAGAAAGACCCGGTGCACATCATCTCCGGCTACCGCTCGCCGGAAACCAACGCCCAGCTGCGCAAGGCCAGCTCGGGGGTGGCCAAGCACAGCCTGCACATGGAAGGCAAGGCCGCCGACATCTCCCTGCCGGGGCGCGATCTGGGCATCCTGCGCAAGGCCGCGCTCGGCCTCAAGGTCGGCGGCGTCGGCTACTACCCCAAATCGGGCTTCGTCCACGTCGACACCGGCAAGGTGCGCAGCTGGTAG
- the lspA gene encoding signal peptidase II, translated as MPLFLFVLFACVGCDQTTKTIARKTLAGSEPISFLSDVFRLQYAENPGAFLGLGAGTPDHLRYWVFTVFVGILLVGLLTYLIASKNMAMAGVVGISLVFSGGIGNLIDRICNDGRVIDFMNMGIGPLRTGVFNVADIAISAGCVMVLALSVKKQRGNVQH; from the coding sequence ATCCCGCTTTTTCTCTTCGTGCTCTTCGCCTGTGTGGGATGTGACCAGACGACCAAAACCATCGCCAGAAAAACCTTGGCGGGCTCGGAACCGATCAGTTTCCTGAGCGACGTATTCCGCCTCCAGTACGCCGAAAATCCCGGCGCTTTCCTGGGCCTGGGCGCGGGCACGCCTGATCATCTGCGGTATTGGGTTTTCACCGTCTTCGTGGGCATCCTTCTGGTGGGCCTGCTGACATACCTCATTGCCAGTAAAAACATGGCGATGGCGGGTGTTGTGGGCATTTCCCTAGTTTTCAGCGGGGGGATCGGCAACCTGATTGACCGCATATGCAACGACGGCAGAGTGATCGACTTCATGAACATGGGGATCGGCCCCTTACGCACCGGGGTATTCAATGTCGCCGATATCGCCATCTCGGCAGGATGCGTTATGGTTCTGGCTCTTTCCGTAAAAAAACAACGCGGCAACGTGCAACATTAA
- a CDS encoding aldehyde ferredoxin oxidoreductase C-terminal domain-containing protein, translating to MFQRVLLVDAGSGFYKTKKYGFDRYFGPVDLGMHMAEKYRSLNFGVGPFAGSILPGSNRLVVTGFSPCWQGNYISSMGGAGLVFNNLGINMLSLVGRAPSPSVLVLNRNHGEEIEVDLVPVDAQGIWRTGRTGVYSLTDRVYEQFGGRYANDPRILVTGPAALHTDMGGIMSVPINKGKISYVDTWAGRGGFGSALVQNHGIVAIIYGGTLVEEDFRDRKVADEWFQNKYNQRLMKKDLEVTSKYRFDEKFDTGGTFGVNYASVGGRVMAFNYRSNAWREEERLALHRDFIVAHYLKQFNDETIKPRQQATCGEPCVAVCKKMHGIYKKDYEPYQTLGPLCGIFDQRAAEKLNHHCDAMGFDAISGGGVLAWLMDLLDEKVLSPQELGVTRMPRWQVQGFDLEQDSAHNAELGCELIDAILEKRGILDFREGVRKWSRIHSRRKGTALHDRLVYTAHNRRGWMVPNQYWVAGVLAPMAIMGKYYMIYSFDFVPPRTLGRMCAERMKKELLLDNLGTCRFHRGWAEEMLPEVMGSLYDSKERFLRAVDVLASRISSRNSPIFWESERNVDYLLSFLKRKLEVDKVDDPRLAEWLDKFAADKYEAAREFWYQMLMGIDESLREFF from the coding sequence ATGTTTCAGCGGGTACTTCTGGTCGATGCCGGGAGCGGTTTCTACAAGACGAAAAAATACGGGTTCGACCGTTATTTCGGGCCGGTGGATCTGGGCATGCACATGGCCGAGAAGTACCGCAGCCTCAACTTCGGCGTCGGCCCCTTCGCCGGCTCGATCCTGCCGGGCTCCAACCGCCTGGTAGTGACCGGCTTTTCCCCCTGCTGGCAGGGCAACTACATCAGCTCCATGGGGGGCGCGGGACTGGTGTTCAACAACCTGGGGATCAACATGCTCAGCCTGGTGGGCAGGGCGCCGTCCCCCTCGGTGCTGGTGCTCAACCGCAACCACGGCGAAGAGATCGAGGTCGACCTGGTCCCCGTCGATGCCCAGGGGATCTGGCGCACCGGGCGCACCGGGGTCTACTCCCTCACCGACCGGGTCTACGAGCAGTTCGGCGGCCGCTACGCCAACGACCCGCGGATCCTGGTCACCGGCCCCGCGGCCCTGCACACCGACATGGGCGGCATCATGTCGGTGCCGATCAACAAGGGCAAGATCAGCTACGTCGACACCTGGGCCGGGCGCGGCGGCTTCGGCAGCGCCCTGGTGCAGAACCACGGCATCGTGGCCATCATCTACGGCGGCACCCTGGTCGAGGAGGACTTTCGCGACCGCAAGGTGGCCGACGAGTGGTTCCAGAACAAGTACAACCAGCGCCTGATGAAAAAGGACCTTGAGGTGACCAGCAAGTACCGCTTCGACGAAAAGTTCGATACCGGCGGCACCTTCGGCGTCAACTACGCCTCGGTCGGCGGGCGCGTTATGGCCTTCAACTACCGCAGCAACGCCTGGCGCGAAGAAGAGCGCCTGGCGCTGCACCGGGATTTCATCGTCGCGCACTACCTCAAGCAGTTCAACGACGAGACCATCAAGCCCCGCCAGCAGGCCACCTGTGGCGAACCCTGCGTGGCGGTGTGCAAGAAGATGCACGGCATCTACAAGAAGGACTACGAGCCCTACCAGACCCTGGGGCCGCTGTGCGGCATCTTCGACCAGCGGGCCGCCGAAAAGCTCAACCACCACTGCGACGCCATGGGTTTCGACGCCATCTCCGGCGGCGGCGTGCTGGCCTGGCTGATGGACCTGCTCGACGAAAAGGTCCTCTCCCCCCAGGAGCTGGGCGTCACCCGCATGCCCCGCTGGCAGGTGCAGGGTTTCGACCTCGAGCAGGACTCGGCGCACAACGCCGAGTTGGGCTGCGAGCTGATCGACGCCATCCTCGAGAAGCGGGGGATCCTCGATTTTCGCGAAGGGGTGCGCAAGTGGAGCCGCATCCACTCGCGCCGGAAGGGGACCGCGCTGCACGACCGGCTGGTCTACACCGCCCACAACCGGCGCGGCTGGATGGTCCCCAACCAGTACTGGGTCGCCGGGGTGCTCGCCCCGATGGCGATCATGGGCAAGTACTACATGATCTACAGTTTCGACTTCGTCCCGCCCCGCACCCTGGGGCGGATGTGCGCCGAGCGGATGAAGAAGGAGCTGCTGCTCGACAACCTCGGCACCTGCCGCTTCCACCGCGGCTGGGCCGAAGAGATGCTCCCCGAGGTCATGGGCTCGCTCTACGACAGCAAGGAGCGGTTCCTGCGCGCCGTCGACGTGCTCGCCAGCCGCATCAGCAGCCGCAACAGCCCGATTTTCTGGGAGTCCGAGCGCAACGTCGACTACCTGCTGAGCTTCCTCAAGCGCAAGCTCGAGGTGGACAAGGTCGACGATCCGCGCCTGGCGGAGTGGCTGGACAAATTCGCCGCGGACAAGTACGAAGCGGCGCGGGAGTTCTGGTACCAGATGCTGATGGGGATTGATGAGAGTTTGCGGGAGTTTTTCTGA
- a CDS encoding AAA family ATPase — translation MITELQMDGVASFKHATSLKTDKKINLIYGLNGTGKSTISNYLYGQAGENFTKCRKIQENSDPILVYNQKFIRDNFFVADSLRGIFSLSKENRAAEEKIKKASATLEEAEIRLNTKQIEKQKVSQAFEGQKQKAVDEVWRIKATYSGGDRVLEYCFDGLKGQKDRLFSHLVAIAKPESEPGKSVKAIRDEVEGLRGDSAQPQEILPELAFVAHDVESHPILVKPIVGNDDSGVAALIDKLGNADWVKQGLEYLPENIGETSHPCPFCQEKTITSEVINSIINYFDETYQADIDTLEGLKKKYLEARNELQDLNTYLGHPFAKESIATLTTRHQELLATLGSNAIAIEQKIRNPKAPQALFDSTAKISAFNDEVRSINAAILTYNDRLKNSKNSLEILKAEFWSMMRWQYDQTLSRLDKDRQEANKSIMAFEGEISQIYTEISSAKGLIASAQKETVNVDDAVSSINAGLLDLGIDDFMIKKHSDRLYRVVRSGESGDAFHSLSEGEKMMISFLYFCELCKGRVSTEDTHARRIVVIDDPISSLSHVFIFNVGQLIRTVFFKSERFSQVFVLTHSLYFFYELTDPNHERRKENQKLFRISKSATGSDIQEMTYEEIQNDYQAYWSVVNDTTQPPALIANCMRNIVEYFFNFVRRKDLNNVFQMPELKDMKFQAFCRYVNRESHSLGQNIIDMKEFNYEIFKDGLRLVFEKTGYSDHFKAMSRL, via the coding sequence ATGATAACTGAACTTCAAATGGATGGGGTTGCAAGCTTTAAGCATGCTACTTCGCTGAAAACAGATAAAAAGATCAACTTGATCTACGGCCTGAACGGCACGGGCAAATCAACTATTTCTAACTACCTATATGGCCAGGCAGGAGAAAACTTTACCAAGTGCCGAAAGATTCAGGAGAATTCCGACCCAATATTGGTTTACAACCAAAAATTCATCCGTGACAATTTTTTTGTTGCCGACAGCCTAAGGGGAATTTTCAGTCTTTCGAAAGAGAACAGAGCTGCCGAAGAAAAAATCAAAAAGGCTAGCGCTACCCTTGAAGAAGCGGAGATCCGTTTAAATACCAAGCAGATAGAGAAGCAGAAGGTGTCGCAGGCGTTTGAAGGTCAGAAACAGAAGGCGGTAGACGAGGTTTGGAGAATTAAAGCAACCTATTCAGGAGGTGACCGCGTCCTTGAGTATTGTTTCGATGGCTTGAAAGGGCAAAAAGATAGACTCTTTTCCCACTTGGTGGCTATTGCCAAGCCCGAAAGTGAACCGGGAAAGTCAGTCAAGGCTATTCGAGACGAAGTCGAAGGTCTGAGGGGGGATTCTGCCCAACCTCAAGAAATTCTTCCAGAACTCGCGTTCGTCGCTCATGATGTCGAATCGCATCCCATTCTCGTCAAACCTATAGTTGGTAACGATGATAGTGGGGTTGCTGCACTTATAGACAAGCTTGGCAATGCCGATTGGGTAAAGCAGGGCCTCGAGTATCTCCCGGAAAACATAGGAGAGACTAGTCACCCCTGTCCCTTTTGCCAAGAAAAAACGATCACTTCAGAGGTTATCAATAGTATAATAAATTACTTCGATGAAACGTACCAAGCAGACATCGACACACTTGAAGGTCTTAAAAAAAAATACCTTGAAGCACGAAATGAATTACAGGATCTCAACACTTACCTGGGGCACCCTTTCGCAAAGGAGAGCATTGCTACACTTACGACCAGGCACCAAGAGCTATTAGCTACACTTGGCAGCAACGCAATCGCTATCGAGCAGAAAATAAGAAACCCAAAAGCACCTCAAGCCCTGTTTGATTCTACCGCGAAAATTTCTGCTTTCAATGACGAGGTCAGAAGCATTAATGCCGCAATTCTGACTTACAACGACCGACTCAAAAATTCAAAGAATTCATTGGAGATTCTCAAGGCCGAATTTTGGTCGATGATGCGTTGGCAGTATGACCAAACCCTCTCTCGTCTCGATAAAGACCGCCAAGAGGCGAACAAAAGTATTATGGCTTTTGAAGGTGAGATCAGTCAAATTTACACTGAAATCTCCTCAGCGAAGGGTTTGATTGCAAGTGCTCAAAAAGAGACAGTCAATGTTGACGATGCTGTATCATCAATTAATGCTGGACTTCTTGATCTTGGCATTGATGACTTCATGATAAAGAAGCACTCAGACCGCCTATATCGTGTTGTTAGATCGGGCGAATCTGGGGATGCCTTCCATTCACTGAGTGAAGGCGAAAAAATGATGATTAGCTTCTTATACTTCTGTGAACTGTGCAAGGGCAGGGTTAGCACCGAGGATACACACGCTAGACGAATCGTAGTGATTGATGACCCAATATCCAGCCTATCTCACGTCTTTATATTCAATGTAGGGCAACTAATAAGAACCGTATTTTTTAAGTCTGAGCGTTTCAGTCAAGTATTTGTTTTGACGCATAGTTTGTATTTTTTCTATGAACTCACCGATCCCAACCATGAGCGCCGGAAGGAAAATCAAAAACTTTTTCGAATCTCTAAGTCAGCAACCGGTAGCGACATACAAGAAATGACATACGAAGAGATTCAAAATGACTATCAAGCGTACTGGTCAGTGGTTAATGACACGACGCAACCGCCGGCCCTTATCGCAAACTGCATGCGAAACATTGTGGAATACTTTTTCAATTTTGTAAGACGAAAAGATCTCAATAACGTGTTTCAGATGCCTGAACTTAAGGATATGAAGTTTCAGGCGTTTTGCCGTTATGTTAATCGTGAATCTCATTCTCTTGGTCAAAATATAATTGACATGAAAGAATTCAACTACGAGATCTTCAAGGACGGACTAAGACTAGTGTTTGAAAAGACAGGATACTCTGATCATTTTAAGGCGATGTCAAGGTTGTAG